The following proteins are co-located in the Trichormus variabilis 0441 genome:
- a CDS encoding UDP-glucose dehydrogenase family protein, with protein sequence MRVCVIGTGYVGLVTGACLAHIGHDVICIDNNEEKVKIMKAGQSPIFEPGLSEIMQSAIQSGKIQFSTDLAAGVAHGEILFIAVGTPPLPTGESDTRYVEAVARGIGANLNGGYKVIVNKSTVPIGSGDWVRMIVLDGIAERQKTLVTAGGGSVEDKLPELPQFDVVSNPEFLREGSAVYDTFNPDRIVLGGNSPRAIALMQELYAPIVERKFAENQSLPPVPILATDLSSAEMIKYAANAFLATKISFINEVANICDRVGADVTQVAKGIGLDSRIGNKFLQAGIGWGGSCFPKDVAALIHTADDYGYEAQLLKSAVSVNERQRLIALEKLQQVLKILKGKTVGLLGLTFKPDTDDLRDAPALNLIEQLNRLGAKVKAYDPIVSQTGMRHGLSGVLVETDAERLADGCDALVLVTEWQQFSGLDYAKMAKLMNNPVVIDGRNFLDPETLVRAGFQYVGVGR encoded by the coding sequence ATGCGTGTTTGTGTAATTGGTACTGGTTATGTTGGCTTGGTAACAGGAGCTTGCTTGGCTCACATCGGACACGATGTGATTTGCATAGATAACAACGAAGAAAAAGTCAAGATCATGAAGGCCGGGCAATCACCAATTTTTGAGCCTGGACTTTCAGAAATTATGCAGTCGGCTATCCAATCCGGCAAGATTCAATTTTCTACCGATTTGGCAGCAGGTGTAGCCCACGGAGAAATTTTATTTATTGCGGTTGGTACACCACCACTACCCACCGGTGAAAGCGATACCCGTTATGTAGAAGCTGTAGCCCGTGGTATCGGTGCTAATCTCAACGGTGGTTATAAAGTAATTGTGAATAAATCTACAGTACCCATCGGCTCAGGTGACTGGGTAAGAATGATTGTTTTGGATGGGATTGCAGAACGGCAAAAAACCCTCGTAACCGCAGGTGGCGGTAGTGTTGAGGATAAATTACCAGAATTACCCCAGTTTGATGTAGTTAGTAACCCTGAGTTCTTGCGTGAAGGTTCAGCTGTATACGACACATTTAACCCTGACCGCATTGTTTTGGGAGGTAATAGCCCTAGAGCGATCGCTTTAATGCAGGAATTATACGCCCCCATTGTCGAGCGCAAATTTGCAGAAAACCAATCTTTACCACCAGTACCCATTCTGGCTACAGACCTCAGTTCCGCAGAAATGATTAAATATGCGGCAAACGCTTTCTTAGCCACTAAGATTAGTTTTATTAACGAAGTAGCTAACATTTGCGATCGTGTTGGTGCAGACGTTACCCAAGTCGCCAAAGGTATTGGTTTAGACTCCCGTATCGGTAACAAATTCTTACAAGCTGGGATTGGTTGGGGTGGTTCCTGCTTCCCCAAAGACGTAGCTGCGCTGATTCACACCGCCGACGACTACGGCTATGAAGCACAGCTATTAAAATCTGCTGTTAGCGTCAACGAACGTCAACGCTTAATTGCTTTAGAAAAACTGCAACAAGTCCTGAAAATCCTCAAAGGTAAAACTGTTGGTTTACTCGGTCTTACATTTAAGCCCGACACCGACGACTTACGTGATGCACCAGCATTGAACTTAATCGAGCAACTAAACCGTTTAGGTGCTAAAGTCAAAGCCTACGACCCCATCGTTTCCCAAACTGGTATGCGCCACGGTCTTTCTGGCGTATTAGTAGAAACCGATGCAGAACGTTTAGCTGATGGTTGTGATGCGTTGGTACTTGTAACCGAATGGCAGCAATTTAGCGGTCTTGACTACGCCAAAATGGCCAAATTAATGAATAACCCCGTCGTGATTGACGGTCGTAATTTCCTCGATCCTGAAACTCTAGTACGGGCTGGATTCCAGTATGTAGGTGTTGGAAGATAG
- a CDS encoding DUF5615 family PIN-like protein — translation MSEIRLLIDEDAMDHRFVGALRARGVDVTTAGELNTTGFSDEEQLIIATQQRRVFYTFNIGDFCQLHSIYTTEKRTHSGIIISSQDYSIGEQMRRVLKLIATKSAHDMENQLVFLSAYLGE, via the coding sequence ATGAGTGAAATACGACTGTTAATCGATGAGGACGCGATGGATCATCGATTCGTGGGAGCATTGAGAGCCAGGGGGGTAGATGTTACAACTGCTGGTGAGCTAAATACAACGGGTTTCAGCGATGAGGAACAGTTAATTATTGCTACTCAACAGCGAAGAGTATTCTATACATTTAATATTGGTGATTTTTGCCAGCTACATAGTATCTACACGACGGAGAAAAGAACTCATTCCGGTATTATTATTTCGTCACAAGATTATTCAATTGGTGAGCAGATGCGGCGAGTCTTGAAATTGATTGCGACTAAATCTGCTCATGATATGGAAAATCAGCTAGTTTTCCTCAGTGCTTATTTAGGGGAGTAG
- a CDS encoding hydrogenase small subunit, translating to MTNVLWLQGGACSGNTMSFLNAEEPTVCDLIADFGIKVLWHPSLGLELGDNVQTLLWDCILGKIPLDILVFEGTVVNAPNGTGEWNRFADRPMKDWLNDLAQAASFVVAVGDCATWGGIPAMEPNPSESQGLQFLKRKEGGFLGKDFRAKSGLPVINIPGCPSHPDWITQILVAIATGRIGDIALDELNRPQTFFNTFTQTGCTRNVHFAYKATTAEFGQRKGCLFYDLGCRGPMTHSSCNRILWNRVSSKTRAGMPCLGCTEPEFPFFDLKPGTVFKTQTIMGVPKELPPGVSNKNYAVLTMVAKDTAPKWAEEDFFTV from the coding sequence ATGACTAACGTACTCTGGCTGCAAGGTGGTGCTTGTTCAGGCAACACCATGTCTTTTCTTAATGCCGAAGAACCGACAGTATGCGATTTAATTGCTGATTTTGGTATCAAGGTACTTTGGCATCCTTCCTTAGGACTGGAACTAGGCGACAACGTACAAACCTTACTGTGGGATTGCATCTTAGGCAAAATACCTCTAGACATTTTGGTCTTTGAAGGTACTGTAGTTAATGCCCCCAACGGTACAGGCGAATGGAACCGTTTTGCCGATCGCCCCATGAAAGATTGGTTAAATGACCTCGCCCAAGCTGCTAGTTTTGTCGTCGCCGTGGGAGACTGCGCCACTTGGGGAGGAATCCCCGCAATGGAACCAAACCCCAGCGAATCACAAGGCTTGCAATTCCTCAAACGTAAGGAAGGCGGCTTTTTAGGTAAAGATTTCCGTGCCAAATCAGGGCTACCAGTAATCAATATCCCCGGTTGTCCATCTCACCCCGATTGGATTACGCAGATATTAGTGGCGATCGCTACCGGACGTATAGGAGACATCGCCCTCGATGAACTCAACCGCCCCCAAACCTTCTTCAACACCTTCACCCAAACCGGCTGTACCCGTAACGTCCACTTCGCCTACAAAGCCACCACCGCCGAATTTGGACAACGCAAAGGCTGTCTATTCTACGACTTAGGTTGTCGCGGCCCCATGACTCATTCTTCCTGCAACCGCATCCTCTGGAACCGCGTCTCCTCCAAGACCCGCGCCGGAATGCCCTGTTTAGGTTGCACAGAACCAGAGTTCCCCTTCTTCGACCTCAAACCCGGAACCGTATTTAAAACCCAGACCATCATGGGAGTACCCAAAGAACTACCACCAGGGGTAAGCAATAAAAACTACGCTGTCCTCACAATGGTTGCTAAAGACACAGCCCCCAAATGGGCAGAAGAAGACTTTTTTACAGTTTAG
- a CDS encoding cation:proton antiporter encodes MEPSSLVLALEQNSEVLGKEPLVPFAILLVILLVVPILFERLRLPGIVGLVLSGLVLGPSGWNLFHTKSPMISLLSDIGLVYLMFVAGLEVDLELWRRRQSRALGFGCVSFTVPLLIGTLVGRFFHFGWNTSVLIGSLLTSYSLLAYPIINRLGVISNQAVTITIGATLFTDISALIVLAICIPAFQMGMSNIYQILSVLVWLIVYSIVILVGFDWAGREFFRRSGDDEGNKFVFVLLTVFLAAVVAQMIGIEKILGAFLAGLAVNEAVGEGPVKEKIVFVGSVLFIPIFFINLGLLIDLPGLVNSLFTLQLTSLIVIGLIASKFIAAWLAKVFYGYSWQEMLTMWSLSMPQVGTTLAATFVGYHTGLLSSAVLTSVVILMLVTATLGPLITSRTARALTTVSMTASVDANLPEPQVIETQNGNFTIVVPIYNPHTQQYLVEMAAMLARQAQGRIIPLTIATAAAQMDAPQLESTLQRSERLLAKATSQSQALGVEASPLLRIDDASAPGISRAAREQKANLIVMGWGKRTGLRARLFGNVIDNVLWSSHCPVAVTRLVESPKKIQRILVPVENLITPTLQPVQFAQMLAEANQAQVTVLNVCDRRTSSSKIAWRRSQLALLVSKLALPNSPEVQIIAHENAAQAILQAARLYDLVVLPFIRNRTSPGGLALSDVTTQLASQLTCSIVMLGEPQRLQTGNITSVAPNTTTPV; translated from the coding sequence ATGGAACCCTCATCACTAGTTCTTGCTCTAGAACAAAATTCTGAAGTTCTTGGCAAAGAACCACTTGTTCCCTTCGCAATTTTACTGGTAATCCTTTTAGTTGTACCCATCCTCTTTGAAAGGCTAAGATTACCGGGAATAGTGGGTTTAGTCCTATCTGGATTAGTATTAGGGCCATCGGGGTGGAACCTATTCCACACAAAATCACCGATGATTAGCCTGCTATCGGATATTGGTTTAGTTTATTTGATGTTTGTCGCAGGTTTAGAGGTAGACCTAGAATTGTGGCGGCGGCGGCAAAGTCGTGCTTTGGGGTTTGGCTGCGTTAGTTTTACTGTACCATTGTTGATTGGCACTTTGGTAGGAAGATTTTTTCACTTTGGTTGGAATACTTCCGTATTAATCGGCTCACTTTTAACTTCTTATAGCCTGTTAGCTTATCCTATTATCAACCGTTTAGGTGTCATCAGTAACCAAGCAGTCACAATTACTATTGGAGCTACACTTTTTACAGATATCAGCGCACTTATAGTATTAGCTATTTGCATTCCAGCTTTTCAAATGGGAATGTCAAATATTTACCAGATCCTCTCAGTCTTAGTCTGGTTAATTGTTTACTCCATTGTGATTTTAGTGGGATTTGATTGGGCTGGGAGAGAATTTTTTCGGCGTTCAGGAGATGATGAAGGAAATAAATTTGTATTTGTCTTACTCACCGTGTTTCTAGCGGCTGTAGTAGCTCAAATGATTGGGATAGAAAAAATTTTGGGAGCTTTTTTAGCAGGTTTAGCAGTTAATGAGGCTGTTGGCGAGGGGCCTGTTAAAGAAAAAATAGTTTTTGTTGGTAGTGTCTTATTTATTCCGATTTTTTTTATTAACCTCGGCTTGCTGATTGATTTGCCTGGTTTAGTTAATAGTTTGTTTACTCTCCAGTTAACCAGTTTGATTGTCATCGGCTTGATTGCTAGCAAATTTATCGCCGCTTGGTTAGCCAAAGTTTTTTATGGTTACAGTTGGCAAGAAATGTTGACTATGTGGTCACTATCTATGCCCCAGGTCGGTACAACATTAGCTGCTACTTTCGTAGGGTATCACACAGGTTTACTGTCATCGGCAGTTTTAACTAGTGTTGTTATCTTAATGCTAGTGACTGCAACCCTGGGGCCATTAATTACTAGTCGCACAGCCAGAGCTTTAACTACCGTATCCATGACCGCATCGGTGGATGCAAATCTGCCTGAGCCACAGGTAATAGAAACCCAAAATGGTAACTTTACTATCGTTGTACCTATTTATAATCCCCATACTCAACAATATTTGGTGGAAATGGCAGCAATGCTAGCACGTCAAGCTCAAGGGCGAATCATACCATTAACGATCGCCACAGCTGCGGCTCAGATGGATGCACCCCAACTAGAATCAACCTTGCAAAGAAGTGAGAGATTATTGGCTAAAGCCACCAGCCAAAGTCAAGCCTTAGGTGTAGAAGCATCGCCATTACTCCGCATTGACGATGCTTCTGCACCGGGAATTAGTAGAGCAGCTCGTGAGCAAAAAGCGAACTTAATTGTTATGGGCTGGGGTAAGCGGACTGGTTTAAGAGCGCGGTTATTCGGCAATGTCATTGATAACGTCTTGTGGTCATCCCATTGTCCAGTGGCGGTCACACGTCTTGTAGAATCACCCAAGAAAATTCAACGCATCCTCGTACCAGTAGAAAACTTAATCACACCAACATTACAACCGGTGCAATTTGCCCAGATGTTAGCAGAAGCAAATCAAGCCCAGGTGACAGTGCTGAATGTGTGCGATCGCCGCACAAGTTCTAGTAAAATTGCCTGGAGGCGATCGCAACTTGCTTTATTAGTATCTAAATTAGCTTTGCCCAATTCACCAGAAGTTCAAATTATTGCTCATGAAAATGCTGCTCAAGCCATTTTGCAAGCAGCACGATTATATGACCTAGTAGTCTTACCCTTTATCCGTAACCGCACAAGTCCTGGGGGATTAGCTCTCAGCGATGTCACCACCCAGCTAGCCAGTCAACTCACCTGCTCCATCGTCATGTTAGGAGAACCGCAAAGGCTGCAAACAGGTAATATTACGTCTGTAGCTCCTAATACTACGACACCAGTATAA
- the ybaK gene encoding Cys-tRNA(Pro) deacylase — protein sequence MKTNAARLLDKLGIAYEILNYEVDPDDLAAESTAQKVGLPPEQVFKTLVVRGDQTGICFAVLPGNAHLDLKALARISGNRKIETVPLKEVQPLTGYIRGGVTALASKKSYPTYVDETATLFDKITVSGGMRGMLILLNPSDYLSAVNGIMGAIAQD from the coding sequence ATGAAAACTAATGCGGCTCGACTACTGGATAAACTAGGCATTGCCTATGAAATTCTTAACTATGAGGTAGATCCTGATGATTTGGCGGCTGAAAGTACAGCCCAAAAAGTTGGACTTCCTCCAGAACAAGTTTTTAAAACCCTAGTAGTCAGGGGTGACCAAACAGGCATCTGTTTTGCTGTTTTACCTGGAAATGCTCATTTAGATTTAAAAGCCCTGGCTCGGATTTCTGGAAATCGCAAAATTGAAACGGTTCCACTGAAGGAGGTACAGCCGCTAACAGGTTATATCCGTGGTGGTGTCACAGCTTTAGCTAGTAAAAAAAGCTATCCCACCTATGTTGACGAAACAGCAACCCTGTTTGATAAAATTACCGTTTCTGGGGGAATGCGAGGAATGCTAATTTTGCTGAACCCATCTGATTATTTATCTGCGGTCAATGGCATAATGGGGGCTATTGCACAAGATTAG
- a CDS encoding nickel-dependent hydrogenase large subunit — protein sequence MTIKTLDISPVGRVEGDLDVRVEIEDGQVVNAWTHAELFRGFEIILRGKDPQAGLIVTPRICGICGASHLTSASWALDTAWNTTVPRNAILARNLGQIVETIQSIPRYFYGLFAIDLTNKKYRSSRFYDEAVRRFAAFTGKSYELGVTISSKPVEIYALFGGQWPHSSYMVPGGVMCAPTLTDITRAWAILEYFRTNWLEPVWLGCSLERYEEIQTYDDFMDWLEADIKHRESDLGFYWRMGLDIGLDRYGAGVGKYVSWGYLPHEDKYQKPTIEGRNAAMIMKSGVYDSFSDTHTLMDHTFARENTTHSWYDEGNADVHPFDRTTKPTQKNTKDFKNAYSWSTAVLHQDFGRLEVGPLARQLVAGGQHGESWQHYDGFILDAFQKMGGASIHLRQLARVHEIVKLYRQAERCLREFVLNDPWYIKPKEKDGRGWGATEASRGSLCHWIDIEGGKIKNYQVIAATTWNVGPRDSEGVRGPIEEALIGTPIEDSRDPVEVGHVARSFDSCLVCTVHAHDAKTGEELARFRTA from the coding sequence ATGACAATCAAAACATTAGATATATCACCCGTCGGTAGAGTCGAGGGTGATTTAGATGTCCGTGTGGAAATAGAAGACGGACAGGTAGTTAACGCTTGGACTCACGCCGAACTATTTCGCGGCTTTGAAATCATTCTTCGTGGCAAAGACCCCCAAGCTGGACTAATTGTCACGCCTCGTATCTGCGGTATCTGCGGTGCTTCTCACTTGACATCTGCATCCTGGGCATTAGATACAGCCTGGAATACAACCGTTCCCCGCAACGCCATCTTAGCCAGAAACCTCGGTCAAATTGTCGAAACCATCCAAAGCATCCCCCGCTACTTCTATGGATTGTTCGCCATTGACTTAACAAACAAAAAATACCGTAGTAGCCGCTTCTACGATGAAGCCGTCCGCCGCTTCGCCGCCTTCACAGGCAAATCCTATGAACTCGGCGTGACCATTTCCAGCAAACCCGTAGAAATTTACGCCCTGTTTGGTGGACAATGGCCTCACAGCAGTTATATGGTGCCTGGTGGTGTTATGTGCGCCCCTACTTTAACCGACATCACCCGCGCATGGGCGATTCTCGAATACTTCCGTACCAACTGGTTAGAACCTGTATGGTTGGGTTGCTCTTTGGAACGCTACGAAGAAATTCAAACTTATGATGACTTCATGGACTGGTTAGAAGCAGACATCAAGCATCGTGAGTCAGATTTGGGTTTCTATTGGCGTATGGGTCTAGATATTGGTTTAGATAGATATGGCGCTGGTGTGGGTAAATACGTCTCCTGGGGATACTTACCCCATGAAGATAAATACCAAAAGCCAACCATCGAAGGCCGCAACGCCGCCATGATTATGAAAAGTGGTGTGTATGACAGCTTCAGCGATACCCATACTTTGATGGATCACACCTTCGCCCGTGAAAATACCACCCACTCCTGGTATGACGAAGGTAACGCAGATGTTCACCCCTTTGACCGCACCACCAAACCCACCCAGAAAAATACTAAAGACTTCAAAAATGCCTACTCTTGGTCAACGGCGGTATTACACCAAGACTTCGGACGCTTGGAAGTCGGCCCCCTAGCCCGCCAGTTAGTTGCAGGTGGTCAGCATGGTGAATCTTGGCAACACTACGACGGGTTTATTCTGGATGCTTTTCAAAAAATGGGTGGTGCTAGTATTCACTTACGTCAACTTGCACGAGTTCACGAAATTGTCAAGTTATATCGCCAAGCGGAAAGATGTCTGCGTGAGTTCGTCTTAAATGACCCTTGGTATATCAAACCCAAAGAAAAAGACGGTCGCGGTTGGGGTGCAACGGAAGCCTCACGGGGTTCTTTGTGTCACTGGATAGATATCGAAGGTGGCAAGATTAAGAATTATCAGGTGATTGCGGCGACTACTTGGAACGTCGGCCCCCGTGATAGTGAGGGGGTACGCGGCCCTATTGAGGAAGCTTTGATCGGAACTCCTATTGAAGATTCTAGAGATCCTGTAGAAGTGGGACACGTCGCGCGATCGTTTGACTCTTGTCTGGTTTGTACTGTTCACGCCCATGATGCGAAGACTGGTGAGGAGTTGGCGCGTTTTCGCACTGCTTAA
- a CDS encoding DUF433 domain-containing protein has product MQTITDIGTLIVRTPGTLGGRPHIAGTRVSIQRVAAWYKMGLNAEEIVERMGNLTLVQVYAALTYYHANQKEIEAYLAAEKSSYEELATQMNQSV; this is encoded by the coding sequence ATGCAAACTATTACTGATATTGGCACATTAATTGTTCGCACACCAGGAACTCTTGGCGGTCGTCCTCACATTGCAGGCACTAGAGTATCCATACAGAGGGTTGCTGCTTGGTACAAAATGGGTCTAAATGCAGAGGAAATTGTAGAAAGAATGGGTAATTTAACGTTAGTGCAGGTTTATGCTGCCTTGACTTACTACCATGCTAACCAAAAAGAAATTGAAGCTTATCTCGCTGCGGAGAAATCAAGCTATGAAGAACTTGCTACTCAAATGAATCAGTCAGTATGA
- a CDS encoding UDP-glucuronic acid decarboxylase family protein yields MRILVTGGAGFIGSHLIDRLIPQGHEVICLDNFYTGDKRNIHKWANHPNFELIRHDITEPIRLEVDQIYHLACPASPVHYQYNPVKTVKTNVMGTLNMLGLAKRVKARFFLASTSEVYGDPEIHPQTEEYRGNVNPIGIRSCYDEGKRIAETLAFDYYRQNKVDIRVVRIFNTYGPRMLENDGRVVSNFIVQALRGTPLTVYGDGSQTRSFCYVSDLVEGFIRLMNSDYVGPVNLGNPGEYTILELAQAVQNLINPDAQIKFEPLPADDPRRRQPDITKARTLLNWEPTIPLQEGLKLTIEDFRDRIKSAV; encoded by the coding sequence ATGAGAATTTTGGTGACTGGCGGTGCAGGATTTATTGGTTCTCATCTTATTGATCGGCTGATACCTCAAGGCCATGAAGTTATTTGTTTAGATAACTTCTACACAGGGGACAAACGTAATATCCATAAATGGGCGAACCACCCCAATTTTGAACTCATCCGCCACGATATAACCGAACCAATTAGGTTAGAAGTCGATCAGATTTATCATTTAGCTTGTCCAGCTTCCCCAGTACACTATCAGTACAACCCAGTCAAAACCGTTAAAACTAACGTGATGGGTACACTAAATATGTTAGGGCTAGCCAAACGTGTCAAGGCGAGATTTTTCCTAGCGTCCACTAGCGAAGTATACGGCGATCCTGAAATCCATCCCCAAACCGAAGAGTACCGGGGTAACGTAAATCCTATTGGTATCCGTTCTTGCTACGACGAAGGTAAAAGAATTGCGGAAACCCTAGCATTTGATTATTACAGACAAAATAAAGTTGATATTCGAGTTGTCCGTATATTCAACACCTACGGCCCCAGAATGTTAGAAAACGATGGACGGGTGGTGAGTAATTTTATAGTTCAAGCTTTACGAGGCACACCTTTAACTGTGTATGGTGATGGCTCACAAACTCGGAGTTTTTGCTATGTTTCTGACTTGGTGGAAGGCTTTATCCGTTTAATGAATAGCGATTACGTCGGGCCAGTTAATTTAGGAAATCCTGGTGAATACACCATTCTAGAATTAGCGCAAGCTGTGCAAAATTTGATCAATCCAGATGCACAGATCAAGTTTGAACCATTGCCTGCTGATGATCCACGTCGTCGCCAACCAGATATTACAAAAGCCAGAACCTTACTCAATTGGGAACCAACCATTCCTCTGCAAGAAGGGTTAAAGCTGACGATAGAAGATTTCCGCGATCGCATCAAGAGTGCCGTCTAG